The following are encoded together in the Kribbella sp. CA-293567 genome:
- a CDS encoding low molecular weight protein-tyrosine-phosphatase → MRHVEVVCTGNICRSPVGEVVLRAKLAEAGIEDVVVTSSGTDDWHSGDPMDSRAAAALARRGYDGSAHRAQEFRGSWWLERDLVLAMDSGHLTALRRRGGSDTAVPIELFAGDDVPDPYYGEDAGFDDVLDQIEKAADLWVGRLST, encoded by the coding sequence GTGAGGCATGTCGAAGTGGTCTGCACCGGCAACATCTGCCGGTCCCCGGTCGGCGAGGTGGTGCTGCGCGCCAAGCTCGCCGAGGCGGGGATCGAGGACGTCGTGGTGACGAGCTCCGGTACCGACGACTGGCACAGCGGCGACCCGATGGACTCCCGCGCCGCGGCCGCTCTTGCCCGCCGTGGGTACGACGGAAGCGCGCACCGCGCCCAGGAGTTCCGCGGCAGCTGGTGGCTCGAGCGCGATCTCGTGCTGGCGATGGACTCCGGGCACCTGACGGCTCTGCGGCGACGCGGCGGCAGCGACACCGCCGTACCGATCGAGCTGTTCGCCGGCGACGACGTACCGGATCCGTACTACGGCGAGGACGCCGGCTTCGACGACGTACTGGACCAGATAGAGAAAGCGGCCGACCTCTGGGTCGGCCGCCTCTCGACGTAA
- a CDS encoding GntR family transcriptional regulator → MYERLRVDRSTTVDRVVDALRAALFAGDLEPGTPLREQPLAEALGVARSTVREAMTMLVTEGLAVREPNKGVSVAILHPAAVADICRARFVLESAGIRAWFDADETARERVRAAMRTFAATAKEGADPEAMTETHLAIHHSLVALTGSERLTATADSITGEARLALARVDALRQDAKQQVASHRKLVRLLEKGDLDECVEELRRHLAGAEESLLEAIATPSS, encoded by the coding sequence ATGTACGAACGGCTGCGGGTTGACCGCTCGACCACGGTGGACCGGGTCGTCGACGCGCTCCGGGCCGCCCTCTTCGCCGGCGATCTCGAACCGGGTACCCCGTTGCGAGAGCAACCGCTGGCCGAGGCGCTCGGGGTGGCCCGCAGTACGGTCCGGGAAGCCATGACGATGCTGGTCACCGAGGGCCTCGCGGTCCGCGAACCGAACAAGGGCGTCAGCGTCGCGATCCTGCACCCGGCCGCGGTGGCCGACATCTGCCGGGCCCGGTTCGTGCTCGAGTCGGCCGGGATCAGGGCCTGGTTCGACGCCGACGAGACCGCGCGGGAGCGGGTCCGGGCCGCGATGCGCACCTTCGCGGCGACCGCCAAGGAAGGTGCCGACCCCGAGGCGATGACCGAGACGCATCTCGCGATCCACCACAGCCTGGTCGCGCTCACCGGCAGTGAACGCCTCACCGCCACCGCCGACTCGATCACCGGCGAGGCCAGACTCGCGCTCGCCCGGGTGGACGCGCTGCGCCAGGACGCCAAGCAGCAGGTCGCCTCGCACCGCAAGCTGGTCCGCCTGCTGGAGAAGGGCGACCTGGACGAGTGCGTCGAAGAGCTCCGCCGGCACCTGGCCGGCGCCGAGGAATCCCTGCTCGAGGCCATCGCCACCCCCTCCTCCTGA
- a CDS encoding response regulator transcription factor — MRVLVVDDDRAVRDSLRRSLEFNDFEVVTASDGAEALAVIGNVDPDVVVMDVMMPRLDGLETTKALRAAGNNVPILVLTARDAVADRVDGLDAGGDDYLTKPFALEELLARLRALLRRSTTPGEGGTRGEVLQYADLVVDVDAHEVHRGTTPIPLTRTEFSLLELLIRNPRRVLERAVILDAVWGYDFPTTANSLEVYIGYLRRKTEVDGLPRLIHTVRGIGYVLRDTPP; from the coding sequence ATGCGGGTACTGGTGGTGGACGACGACCGGGCGGTCCGGGACTCGTTGCGCCGTTCGCTGGAGTTCAACGACTTCGAGGTGGTGACCGCCTCGGACGGCGCCGAGGCGCTCGCGGTGATCGGCAACGTCGATCCCGACGTGGTCGTGATGGACGTGATGATGCCCCGGCTGGACGGGCTGGAGACCACCAAGGCGTTGCGTGCCGCGGGCAACAACGTGCCGATCCTGGTGCTGACCGCGCGGGACGCCGTCGCCGACCGGGTCGACGGCCTGGACGCCGGCGGTGACGACTACCTGACCAAGCCGTTCGCGCTGGAGGAGCTGCTGGCCCGTCTGCGCGCGCTGCTCCGCCGCAGTACGACGCCGGGCGAGGGCGGCACCCGCGGCGAGGTCCTCCAGTACGCCGATCTGGTGGTCGACGTGGACGCCCACGAGGTGCACCGCGGTACGACGCCGATCCCGTTGACCAGGACCGAGTTCTCGCTGCTGGAGCTGCTGATCCGCAACCCCCGCCGGGTGCTCGAGCGCGCGGTGATCCTGGACGCCGTCTGGGGCTACGACTTCCCGACCACGGCGAACTCGCTCGAGGTCTACATCGGCTACCTCCGCCGCAAGACCGAGGTCGACGGGCTGCCCCGCCTGATCCACACCGTCCGCGGAATCGGCTATGTCCTCAGGGACACCCCGCCGTGA
- a CDS encoding pyrophosphate--fructose-6-phosphate 1-phosphotransferase produces the protein MAADKSVRRVALLTAGGLAPCLSSAVGGLIERYSEVAPDVEIIAYLNGYHGLLSGRHLEITPEVRAKAGLLHKFGGSPIGNSRVKLTNAADLVKRGLIADGQNALQVAAERLVADGVDVLHTIGGDDTNTTAADLAAYLLEHDYDLTVVGLPKTIDNDVIPIKQSLGAWTAAEQGALFARNVIAEHSSNPRMLVVHEVMGRNCGWLTAATAAEYRKWVTAQEWNPGIGLDAGGWDVHAVYVPEATIDLDAEAERLRAVMDENDCVTIFLSEGAGVPSIVAELEARGEEVPRDPFGHVKLDTINPGAWFAKQFAERIGAEKTMVQKSGYFSRSAAANDADLALIKQCTDYAVDAALRGESGVVGHDEERGDELRAIEFPRIAGGKEFDPSVEWFTELLSDIGQTK, from the coding sequence ATGGCTGCCGACAAGTCTGTCCGCAGAGTTGCCCTTCTCACCGCGGGTGGGCTCGCGCCCTGCCTGTCGTCCGCCGTCGGCGGGCTGATCGAGCGCTACAGCGAAGTTGCGCCCGACGTGGAGATCATCGCCTACCTGAACGGGTACCACGGTCTGCTCAGCGGCCGGCACCTCGAGATCACCCCGGAGGTCCGGGCCAAGGCTGGTCTGCTGCACAAGTTCGGCGGCAGCCCGATCGGCAACAGCCGGGTGAAGCTGACCAACGCCGCCGACCTGGTCAAGCGTGGCCTGATCGCCGACGGTCAGAACGCGCTGCAGGTGGCGGCCGAGCGGCTGGTCGCCGACGGCGTCGACGTCCTGCACACCATCGGCGGTGACGACACCAACACCACCGCGGCCGACCTGGCGGCGTACCTGCTGGAGCACGACTACGACCTGACCGTGGTCGGCCTGCCGAAGACGATCGACAACGACGTGATCCCGATCAAGCAGAGCCTGGGTGCCTGGACCGCGGCCGAGCAGGGCGCGCTGTTCGCCCGCAACGTGATCGCCGAGCACAGCTCGAACCCGCGGATGCTCGTCGTCCACGAGGTGATGGGCCGCAACTGCGGCTGGCTGACCGCGGCCACCGCGGCGGAGTACCGCAAGTGGGTCACCGCGCAGGAGTGGAACCCGGGCATCGGCCTGGACGCCGGCGGCTGGGACGTACACGCGGTTTACGTGCCTGAGGCAACCATCGACCTGGACGCCGAGGCCGAGCGGCTGCGGGCGGTGATGGACGAGAACGACTGCGTCACGATCTTCCTGTCCGAGGGCGCCGGCGTACCGTCGATCGTGGCCGAGCTGGAGGCGCGCGGCGAGGAGGTGCCGCGGGACCCGTTCGGGCACGTCAAACTCGACACGATCAACCCGGGCGCCTGGTTCGCCAAGCAGTTCGCCGAGCGGATCGGCGCGGAGAAGACGATGGTGCAGAAGAGCGGCTACTTCAGCCGCTCGGCCGCCGCGAACGACGCCGACCTCGCGCTGATCAAGCAGTGCACCGACTACGCCGTCGACGCGGCCCTGCGCGGCGAGAGCGGCGTGGTCGGCCACGACGAGGAGCGCGGTGACGAACTGCGCGCGATCGAGTTCCCGCGGATCGCCGGTGGCAAGGAGTTCGACCCGAGCGTGGAGTGGTTCACCGAGCTGCTCAGCGACATCGGGCAGACCAAGTAG
- a CDS encoding phage holin family protein yields the protein MKNLIIKLLANAVALAVASWVVSGITLQGATTGRRVLALLIVAAIFGAVNAVVKPIAKLISLPFIILTLGLLIFVINALMLLLTSWITDKLDVQFHVDGFGAALLGSLVITLVGMLLNVVLPDKAEIR from the coding sequence ATGAAGAACTTGATCATCAAGCTGCTGGCCAACGCGGTGGCACTGGCGGTGGCCAGCTGGGTCGTCAGTGGAATCACCCTGCAGGGTGCGACCACCGGCCGCCGGGTGCTGGCGCTGCTGATCGTGGCCGCTATCTTCGGGGCGGTGAACGCGGTGGTGAAGCCGATCGCGAAGCTGATCTCGCTGCCGTTCATCATCCTCACGCTGGGTCTGCTGATCTTCGTGATCAACGCGCTGATGCTGCTGCTGACGTCGTGGATCACCGACAAGCTGGACGTCCAGTTCCACGTCGACGGCTTCGGGGCCGCGCTGCTCGGGTCGCTGGTCATCACCCTGGTCGGGATGCTGCTGAACGTGGTCCTGCCGGACAAGGCCGAGATCCGGTGA